Proteins from one Thioflavicoccus mobilis 8321 genomic window:
- a CDS encoding helix-turn-helix domain-containing protein — protein sequence MLMHYEIKAETSWRIAMPPSTISSSLAKIPDAPQQQPYASLVEALRQVVTSSQEVPRDPETTPFVAIQDIGRTEIIWARGGPIDFSIGADEITAPLTVQVLLTGRAVVRQGDEVLELKAGDLCLTRGARPLAMTLVEPFEIALVNVPEQEFAERFPLWRLALMKAIPGSAGAPAVLRDAIESLQRWRDTLGASGTQGIANALVDLVGAVVCFAVPANSDCIQRSLYQRERVKRFAQENLRNPDLSVEQIADAVKLSARQIHRLFANEPMSLMRWVWLQRLENCHRELRDVASANRSISDIAYAWGFNDQAHFSRAFRRQFGVAPREVRRQGRLDAALDRLTAPPLQRT from the coding sequence ATGTTGATGCATTATGAAATAAAAGCGGAAACGAGCTGGAGAATTGCCATGCCGCCATCGACAATCTCTTCATCGCTCGCGAAGATCCCTGACGCGCCGCAGCAACAGCCGTATGCATCGCTCGTCGAAGCGTTGCGACAGGTCGTGACATCGTCGCAGGAGGTCCCTCGCGATCCGGAGACTACCCCTTTCGTCGCTATTCAGGATATCGGCCGGACCGAGATCATTTGGGCTCGTGGTGGGCCGATCGATTTTTCGATCGGTGCCGACGAGATAACGGCGCCGCTCACGGTCCAGGTCTTGTTGACCGGTCGGGCCGTAGTTCGCCAAGGGGACGAAGTCCTGGAACTGAAGGCTGGCGACCTCTGCCTGACGCGCGGCGCGCGGCCGCTGGCGATGACCCTCGTCGAGCCCTTCGAGATCGCGCTCGTCAATGTGCCCGAGCAGGAGTTCGCCGAGCGCTTCCCGCTCTGGCGGTTGGCGTTGATGAAGGCGATCCCGGGCAGTGCCGGCGCCCCGGCCGTACTCCGTGATGCCATCGAATCCTTGCAGCGCTGGCGTGACACCCTCGGGGCGTCAGGTACTCAGGGTATCGCCAACGCGCTGGTCGACCTGGTCGGGGCCGTCGTCTGTTTCGCCGTCCCCGCGAATTCGGACTGTATCCAACGATCGCTGTATCAACGCGAGCGAGTCAAGCGCTTTGCACAAGAGAATCTGCGCAATCCCGACCTTTCGGTGGAGCAGATCGCCGATGCCGTGAAGCTGTCGGCGCGCCAGATCCATCGCCTCTTCGCCAATGAGCCGATGTCGTTGATGCGTTGGGTTTGGCTCCAGCGCCTGGAGAACTGCCACCGCGAGTTGCGCGACGTCGCCTCGGCCAACCGCTCGATCAGTGATATCGCCTACGCCTGGGGATTCAACGATCAGGCGCACTTCAGCCGGGCCTTCCGCCGACAGTTCGGGGTCGCGCCACGTGAGGTTCGCCGCCAGGGTCGCCTCGACGCGGCACTCGATCGATTGACGGCGCCCCCGCTGCAAAGGACCTGA
- a CDS encoding EAL domain-containing protein has translation MPKITERPVPPEDLLRRAHEALDAGRFDLAEEALAKDEFDIAALIENLRIYQAELEIQNQELQASRVEVERALARFAAFFETLPMAELIVDGKGMVLEVNAAAEALFELGVQHLRQQFFSRLVVAADRGVAVGAFATAWEAGRAALLEVGFRKTTGEDFIGDLHIARLPGEPGGARQFVCAIVDQSEAVRQRQALRERAEELGRSRAELRERIKELRCLYDVVKLELQPGLAVAEFLERIVARLPSAMQAPTLAAACIELSGHAIASPGFAPTEPMLEVPIALPDGGEGRVQVVYAATDEAASPAFLAEERHLLEAVAGHVASFLRRQAAEEDLSQTRESYRILAEYSPDWEYWLGPEGRYLYLSPACEALTGWPPAAFEADPDLFARLIHPADRERYLAHHREVLAGCARARCDDVGYQELRLQTRSGEWRWFEHYCVSVSGADGQWRGRRGVNRDITARKQAEAEVARMTRLYATLSATNQAILRVESEAELLPEFCRIAVQEGGLAACLVSRPRGEAGRFATVAAAYSQRQVGDGRGDASAGGPGRPKSGVSFPLLIGGAMAGVATFYAPEPDFFARDVVELLDEMSRDLALSLDRFAQEAARVLAEQGLRVRERQLAAIFRAAPVGIGLIKHRQILHTNDHFAELLGYRQDEIIGQGTRRFYADEAEYERVGRALYAGIAAHESPSVEARMRRRDGEVICVQASVASLDSAAHPGVMVFTVLDITERKRAEVALQDSHRRLTEAERLAQLGHWELDLASGDIVWSEQIYCIFGLDPSRPPPSLEEHDVLFHPEDLPRYQQLLRRSMTEGVPFEYVLRIRRADGAIRFLSAQGQARKDDNGEVQSLFGTAQDVTEQHLAAEHARQAAKVFESTADGVMITDAAERILAVNRAFTEITGFSEAEVLGHTPRLLQSDRHDRTLYQAMWASLRRVGSWRGELWNRRKNGELFPVLLTISAVSGPDGAVTNYVAVFSDMTSLRRSEEQLEHLAHHDPLTDLPNSSLFRSRLEHGLQRAERDRRALGVLIMDLDRFKVINESMGHASGDEILRQVSLSLGEALRSGDTLARLGGDEFGVILEDLKDPSAAVAIAQRLMELCARPRELAGREIAVTACVGIGIYPADGRDGESLLRHADVALSKAKDEGPHAFQFFEPMMERGAIERLHVESCLRHAQERGELTLHYQPQIRLADGALVGAEALLRWHSAELGQVPPGSFIPLAEEMGLIDEIGAWVLRRACEQLLAWEAGGLCLPRVAVNLSIRQIEQGDLVERFGEIFRQTGVATEWIELEITESMVMRRADLSVEALNGLRDLGVRLVVDDFGTGYSSLAYLRRLPLHQLKIDKSFVDDLLDDPNSRAIAQAIIALGHSLGLEVLAEGVELAEQAQILRSDGCDLAQGYHYARPLPPDELVERWLRPAAKAGLGSTPGG, from the coding sequence ATGCCTAAGATCACCGAGCGCCCCGTGCCGCCCGAGGACCTGCTGCGGCGCGCCCACGAGGCCCTGGATGCGGGGCGCTTCGACCTGGCCGAGGAGGCCCTGGCCAAGGACGAGTTCGACATCGCGGCGCTGATCGAGAACCTGCGCATCTACCAGGCCGAGCTCGAGATCCAGAACCAGGAGCTCCAGGCCAGCCGGGTCGAGGTCGAACGCGCCCTGGCCCGCTTCGCGGCCTTCTTCGAGACCCTGCCGATGGCCGAGCTGATCGTCGACGGCAAGGGCATGGTCCTGGAGGTCAACGCGGCGGCCGAGGCCCTCTTCGAGCTGGGCGTGCAGCACCTGCGCCAACAGTTCTTCTCGCGCCTCGTCGTCGCCGCCGACCGAGGGGTCGCGGTCGGCGCCTTCGCGACGGCCTGGGAGGCCGGGCGCGCTGCCCTCCTGGAGGTCGGGTTCCGCAAGACGACCGGCGAGGACTTCATCGGCGATCTGCACATCGCCCGCCTGCCGGGCGAACCGGGCGGGGCCCGGCAGTTCGTCTGCGCCATCGTCGACCAGAGCGAGGCGGTCCGCCAGCGGCAGGCGCTGCGCGAGCGCGCCGAGGAGCTCGGCCGCAGCCGCGCGGAGCTGCGCGAGCGGATCAAGGAGCTGCGCTGTCTCTACGACGTCGTCAAGCTCGAGCTTCAGCCGGGCCTCGCGGTAGCGGAGTTCCTGGAGCGCATCGTCGCGCGCCTGCCGTCGGCGATGCAGGCGCCGACGCTGGCCGCGGCGTGCATCGAGCTGTCCGGCCATGCCATCGCCTCGCCCGGGTTTGCCCCGACCGAGCCGATGCTCGAGGTCCCCATCGCGCTGCCCGATGGTGGCGAGGGGCGCGTTCAGGTCGTCTACGCGGCCACCGACGAGGCGGCCTCGCCCGCCTTCCTGGCCGAGGAGCGGCACCTGCTGGAGGCCGTCGCGGGGCATGTGGCCAGCTTTCTGCGGCGGCAGGCGGCCGAGGAGGACCTGTCCCAGACCCGCGAGTCCTATCGGATCCTCGCCGAGTACAGCCCGGACTGGGAATACTGGCTCGGCCCGGAGGGCCGCTATCTGTACCTCTCGCCGGCCTGCGAGGCGCTGACCGGCTGGCCGCCGGCGGCCTTCGAGGCGGACCCCGATCTGTTCGCGCGGCTGATCCACCCGGCCGATCGGGAGCGCTATCTCGCCCATCACCGTGAGGTCCTGGCGGGGTGTGCGCGGGCGCGGTGCGACGATGTCGGGTATCAGGAGCTGCGGCTGCAAACCCGCTCGGGCGAGTGGCGCTGGTTCGAACACTATTGCGTCTCCGTGAGCGGTGCCGACGGGCAGTGGCGCGGGCGCCGCGGCGTGAACCGCGACATCACGGCGCGCAAGCAGGCCGAGGCCGAGGTCGCGCGCATGACCCGCCTCTACGCGACGCTGAGCGCGACCAACCAGGCGATCTTGCGCGTCGAATCCGAGGCCGAGCTGCTGCCGGAGTTCTGTCGCATCGCGGTCCAGGAGGGCGGCCTCGCCGCCTGCCTCGTCAGCCGCCCGCGGGGCGAGGCAGGGCGGTTCGCGACGGTCGCGGCGGCCTACAGTCAGAGGCAGGTCGGCGATGGGCGGGGCGATGCCTCCGCCGGGGGCCCGGGGCGGCCCAAGTCCGGCGTCTCCTTCCCGCTCCTAATCGGGGGCGCGATGGCTGGGGTGGCGACCTTCTATGCCCCCGAGCCCGACTTCTTCGCGCGCGACGTCGTCGAGCTTCTCGACGAGATGAGCCGAGATCTCGCCTTATCGCTCGATCGCTTCGCCCAGGAGGCCGCGCGGGTCCTCGCCGAACAGGGGCTGCGGGTGCGCGAGCGGCAGCTCGCGGCGATCTTCCGGGCGGCCCCGGTCGGGATCGGCCTGATCAAGCATCGGCAGATCCTGCATACGAACGACCATTTCGCCGAGCTGCTCGGCTACCGCCAGGACGAGATCATCGGCCAGGGCACGCGCCGGTTCTATGCCGACGAGGCCGAGTACGAGCGCGTCGGACGGGCCCTGTACGCGGGCATCGCCGCCCATGAGAGCCCCTCCGTCGAGGCCCGCATGCGCCGCCGCGACGGCGAGGTGATCTGCGTGCAGGCCAGCGTCGCGAGCCTGGATTCGGCCGCGCATCCGGGGGTCATGGTCTTCACCGTGCTCGACATCACCGAGCGCAAGCGCGCCGAGGTGGCCCTCCAGGACAGCCATCGCCGCCTCACCGAGGCCGAGCGACTCGCCCAGCTTGGGCATTGGGAGCTCGACCTCGCAAGCGGTGACATCGTCTGGTCCGAGCAGATCTACTGCATTTTCGGGTTGGACCCGAGCCGCCCGCCGCCAAGCTTGGAAGAACACGACGTCCTGTTCCATCCGGAGGATCTTCCGCGCTACCAGCAACTGCTGCGGCGCTCGATGACCGAAGGTGTGCCGTTCGAGTACGTGTTGCGGATCCGCCGCGCCGATGGCGCGATCCGGTTCCTGAGCGCCCAAGGACAGGCGCGCAAGGATGACAATGGCGAGGTGCAGAGCCTCTTCGGTACGGCGCAGGACGTCACCGAGCAGCACCTGGCCGCCGAGCATGCCCGCCAGGCGGCCAAGGTCTTCGAGAGCACGGCCGATGGGGTGATGATCACGGACGCCGCCGAGCGCATCCTGGCCGTCAATCGCGCCTTCACCGAGATCACCGGCTTCAGCGAGGCCGAGGTGCTCGGTCACACCCCGCGGCTGCTCCAATCCGATCGTCACGACAGGACCCTCTACCAGGCGATGTGGGCCTCGCTACGCCGAGTCGGCTCCTGGCGCGGCGAACTCTGGAACCGGCGCAAGAACGGCGAGCTCTTCCCGGTGCTGCTGACGATCAGCGCCGTGTCCGGTCCCGACGGGGCGGTGACCAACTATGTCGCCGTCTTCAGCGACATGACGAGCCTCAGGCGCTCCGAGGAGCAACTCGAGCATCTCGCCCATCACGACCCGTTGACCGACTTGCCGAACAGCTCGCTGTTCCGTTCGCGGCTGGAACACGGCCTGCAACGCGCGGAACGTGACCGACGGGCGCTCGGTGTCCTGATCATGGACCTGGACCGATTCAAGGTCATCAACGAGTCCATGGGCCATGCCAGCGGCGATGAAATCTTGCGCCAGGTCTCGCTGAGTCTCGGCGAAGCGTTGCGTTCCGGTGACACGCTGGCACGGCTTGGCGGCGATGAGTTCGGCGTGATCCTGGAGGATCTCAAGGACCCCAGTGCAGCCGTGGCGATCGCGCAGCGGCTCATGGAGCTTTGCGCGCGACCGCGCGAGCTGGCGGGCCGCGAGATCGCGGTGACGGCCTGTGTCGGGATCGGGATCTATCCAGCCGATGGGCGAGACGGCGAGAGCCTGCTGCGGCATGCCGACGTGGCCCTTTCGAAGGCTAAGGACGAGGGGCCGCACGCCTTCCAGTTCTTCGAGCCGATGATGGAGCGGGGTGCGATCGAGCGGCTCCACGTCGAGAGCTGCCTGCGCCATGCCCAGGAGAGGGGCGAGTTGACGCTCCATTACCAGCCGCAGATTCGCTTGGCCGATGGGGCGCTGGTCGGCGCCGAGGCCCTGCTGCGTTGGCATAGTGCGGAGCTGGGCCAGGTTCCGCCGGGCAGTTTCATACCCTTGGCCGAGGAGATGGGCCTGATCGACGAGATTGGCGCCTGGGTCCTGCGCCGGGCCTGCGAGCAGCTCTTGGCATGGGAGGCGGGCGGTCTGTGTTTGCCGCGCGTCGCCGTCAATCTCTCGATCCGCCAGATCGAGCAGGGCGATCTGGTCGAACGGTTCGGAGAGATCTTTCGGCAGACAGGTGTTGCGACGGAGTGGATCGAGTTGGAGATCACCGAGTCCATGGTCATGCGCCGCGCCGACCTCTCCGTCGAGGCGCTGAACGGCCTGCGTGATCTCGGCGTGCGGCTCGTCGTCGATGACTTCGGTACCGGCTACTCGTCGCTCGCCTATCTGCGCCGCCTACCACTGCATCAGCTCAAGATCGACAAGTCCTTCGTCGACGACCTGCTCGACGATCCGAACAGCCGGGCCATCGCTCAGGCCATCATTGCGCTTGGCCACAGCCTGGGCCTGGAGGTCTTGGCCGAGGGCGTAGAACTCGCCGAGCAGGCGCAGATCCTGCGTAGTGACGGTTGCGATCTGGCCCAAGGCTATCACTATGCCCGTCCATTGCCGCCCGACGAACTCGTTGAACGCTGGCTGCGTCCGGCGGCGAAGGCAGGTCTCGGTTCGACACCGGGCGGATAA
- a CDS encoding DmsE family decaheme c-type cytochrome yields the protein MKSRVTSSTASIGWISRVALGLLVLLLISCSPNPETETRVSEAADGVPAIGPDYQPATYIGRQACLECHAHAGEHVEQTMHGRAFELNPRGEVQAQVCEACHGPGSLHAETTWDKNLIIGFTRNWETPVKKMNAQCLNCHQGGQRLHWANSVHDVNEVACSDCHNPMYDYSATGALKKKSIAETCYTCHPQQRAEFKRRSHMPVPEGKMSCEDCHNPHGSTTSPLLKADSVNEVCYTCHAEKRGPFLWEHAPVRERCTNCHLPHGSNHDKLLVTARPFLCQQCHTHVFHPSNLYTADRRAGGGSPSERVIGRSCQNCHVQIHGSNHPAAARFTR from the coding sequence ATGAAAAGTCGAGTCACGTCTTCTACCGCCAGCATCGGCTGGATATCTCGAGTCGCCCTGGGGCTGCTCGTACTCTTGCTGATCTCCTGTAGCCCGAATCCCGAGACCGAGACCCGCGTCTCCGAGGCCGCCGACGGCGTGCCGGCAATCGGCCCCGATTACCAACCGGCGACCTATATCGGGAGACAGGCCTGCTTGGAGTGTCATGCCCATGCTGGAGAACACGTCGAGCAGACGATGCATGGCAGGGCCTTCGAGCTCAATCCCCGCGGCGAGGTTCAGGCCCAGGTCTGCGAAGCCTGTCACGGCCCTGGTTCGCTCCATGCCGAGACGACCTGGGACAAGAACTTGATCATCGGCTTCACGCGCAACTGGGAAACGCCGGTCAAGAAGATGAACGCCCAATGCCTGAACTGCCACCAGGGCGGGCAGCGGCTGCACTGGGCCAACTCGGTGCACGATGTCAACGAGGTTGCCTGCTCGGACTGCCACAACCCGATGTACGACTATTCGGCCACCGGGGCACTCAAGAAGAAGAGCATCGCCGAGACCTGCTACACCTGCCACCCTCAACAGCGCGCCGAGTTCAAGCGTCGCTCCCACATGCCTGTGCCGGAAGGCAAGATGAGCTGCGAGGATTGCCACAACCCGCACGGCTCGACGACCAGCCCGCTGCTCAAGGCCGACAGCGTCAACGAGGTCTGCTACACCTGCCACGCCGAGAAGCGTGGTCCCTTCCTCTGGGAGCATGCCCCGGTGCGTGAGCGCTGCACCAACTGCCACCTGCCGCACGGCTCGAACCACGACAAGCTCCTGGTCACGGCTCGGCCCTTCCTCTGCCAGCAGTGTCATACCCATGTCTTCCATCCCTCCAACCTCTACACCGCAGATAGAAGGGCAGGGGGGGGCAGTCCCAGCGAGCGCGTCATCGGTCGCTCCTGCCAGAACTGCCATGTGCAGATCCATGGCAGCAACCATCCGGCTGCCGCGAGGTTCACGCGATGA
- the nikR gene encoding nickel-responsive transcriptional regulator NikR, with protein MPKTEDTIRFSVSLPRPLLDELDRRVVGRGYASRSELVRDLIRERLVEDAWTGGDEEVAGVLTIVYDHHQRDLTQQIVDVQHRDFVHVIATTHVHVDHHNCLEVIILRGRPAEIERLSLEIGGLRGVRLAKLTQTARLEM; from the coding sequence ATGCCGAAGACCGAAGACACCATCCGCTTCAGCGTCTCCCTGCCCCGCCCCCTGCTCGACGAGCTCGACCGGCGGGTTGTCGGCAGGGGTTATGCCTCGCGTTCCGAGTTGGTCCGTGACCTGATCCGAGAGCGGCTCGTCGAGGATGCCTGGACCGGTGGCGACGAAGAGGTCGCGGGGGTGTTGACCATCGTATACGACCACCACCAGCGGGACCTGACCCAACAGATCGTGGACGTCCAGCACCGCGACTTCGTCCACGTGATCGCAACGACCCACGTCCACGTCGACCACCACAACTGCCTGGAGGTGATCATCCTGCGTGGCCGCCCGGCCGAGATCGAGCGCCTGAGCCTGGAGATCGGTGGTCTGCGCGGCGTGCGTCTCGCCAAGCTGACGCAGACCGCCCGCCTGGAGATGTGA
- a CDS encoding MtrB/PioB family outer membrane beta-barrel protein, whose amino-acid sequence MTTRFRLKLLSSCVGAAVVQAAAPALADSAVGVDTMLGNALNPTTINQLERLDPEGLDARINTRTPTGQLYAWDPLPREQQTSSSGWLYSGSIEAGGTVVSGDDDSGWFRMYKDLDTGLYLNNLEFQAHQPESALFVEGVGGALGYDDQYYGLKFGRYNDWYGKLFYQETPHTFTSQYRSLWTDTNDDYLKLRNLMPGGYPAVPDDPATPEDESVSAQDVTSSAIIADIEATDFSDLGIIRRKGGISLEKYLTDNLKLLASYSLEHRDGSRPFGARWGGGGGSGNIEIPEPIDYDTHDIVAVLRYDDGVNNANLTVTGSLFRNNHDTLTFENPIAYTGGLLSSYPTGTFDLYPDNDYWNVKGEYARSMPDFYDGRFTALASFSWMKQDDDLIPWTQYDLAGTNVDGVDATNMWNTTDALVRDSADAEIDTMLFDVGLSLHPTDKLGLNGKIRYYETDNKTDFLACNPLTGQWGRLVNDGSNAATESGIVTAGVSEYLAAGCDLAAARALGTLPQTGNVKLRTVPFDYSQWNYVLGGDYRLTPSQTLNLKLEREEIDRNHRERDTWENSAKLTYVNRGFDFGTLRLSADYGQRRGDSYVTDPYEEYVSASLGPLPTADGFNVRSWIHTLNEMRKFDLADRNHLNLNGRLNLIVSDPLDIGLTLNYKDDEYPNSDFGRKDHHWTGTGTMDVNYQPSEKLNLYGFYTYQQSHIEQANVASVPTCAIGGAVTADNFEEVCGSVGTAGTTLYPTGNIWGVEGEEHNNVFGLGGSYDLGVTLLSLDYSFIKGVYDTDLSSNGPINPEDIFPNYEYTQHILDLSAFFPISKTLGIRALYRYEMGKIDDWHYDGVEENPNPSASQYYLDSGLDDYDNSTVGLFVHVNF is encoded by the coding sequence ATGACAACACGATTTCGCCTCAAGCTGCTGAGCTCCTGCGTCGGTGCCGCGGTCGTCCAGGCTGCCGCCCCCGCCCTCGCCGATTCGGCCGTCGGGGTCGACACCATGCTCGGCAACGCGCTGAACCCGACCACCATCAATCAACTGGAGCGGCTCGATCCCGAGGGGCTCGATGCCAGGATCAATACCCGCACGCCGACGGGCCAGCTCTACGCCTGGGACCCCCTACCGCGCGAGCAGCAAACCTCGTCGTCCGGCTGGCTGTACTCGGGGTCGATCGAGGCAGGGGGGACCGTCGTCTCCGGCGACGACGACAGCGGTTGGTTCCGGATGTACAAGGACCTGGATACCGGCCTCTATCTGAATAACCTCGAGTTTCAGGCCCACCAACCGGAGAGCGCCCTGTTCGTCGAGGGCGTCGGCGGTGCCTTGGGTTACGACGACCAGTACTACGGCTTAAAGTTCGGGCGCTATAACGACTGGTACGGCAAGCTCTTCTATCAGGAGACGCCGCATACCTTCACGTCCCAGTACCGCTCGCTCTGGACCGACACCAACGACGATTATCTGAAGCTTAGGAACCTCATGCCGGGTGGGTATCCCGCGGTACCAGATGATCCGGCGACGCCCGAAGACGAGTCTGTTAGTGCGCAGGATGTGACAAGCTCGGCGATCATTGCCGATATCGAGGCGACCGATTTCTCGGACCTCGGCATCATCCGGCGCAAGGGCGGCATCAGCCTGGAGAAATACCTGACCGACAACCTGAAACTGCTGGCCAGCTACAGCCTCGAGCACCGCGATGGGTCGCGGCCCTTCGGCGCACGCTGGGGTGGCGGGGGCGGCAGCGGCAATATCGAAATTCCCGAGCCGATCGACTACGACACCCACGACATAGTGGCGGTGCTGCGCTATGACGACGGGGTCAACAACGCCAATCTCACGGTCACGGGGTCGCTGTTCCGCAATAACCACGACACCCTGACCTTCGAGAACCCCATCGCTTACACTGGTGGATTACTGAGTAGCTATCCGACCGGCACGTTCGATCTCTACCCGGACAACGACTATTGGAACGTCAAGGGCGAATACGCCCGCTCGATGCCCGACTTTTACGATGGGCGCTTCACGGCCCTGGCCTCGTTCAGCTGGATGAAGCAGGACGACGACTTGATCCCCTGGACGCAGTATGACCTTGCTGGCACCAATGTCGACGGAGTCGATGCCACCAATATGTGGAATACGACCGACGCACTGGTCCGCGACTCGGCCGATGCCGAGATCGACACCATGCTCTTCGATGTCGGCCTGTCGCTGCACCCGACCGACAAGCTGGGGCTCAACGGCAAGATCCGCTACTACGAGACGGACAACAAGACCGACTTCCTGGCCTGCAATCCGCTGACCGGCCAGTGGGGGCGCTTGGTCAATGACGGCAGCAACGCCGCGACGGAGTCCGGCATCGTCACTGCTGGGGTGTCTGAATATTTAGCCGCAGGTTGCGACCTGGCAGCGGCCCGGGCACTCGGGACACTCCCGCAGACCGGGAACGTGAAGCTACGCACTGTCCCATTCGACTACAGCCAGTGGAACTACGTCCTAGGCGGCGACTATCGCCTGACCCCTTCCCAGACCCTCAACCTGAAGCTCGAGCGCGAGGAGATCGATCGTAACCACCGCGAGCGCGACACCTGGGAGAACTCCGCCAAGCTGACCTACGTCAACCGGGGATTCGACTTCGGCACCCTGCGCCTCTCCGCCGACTACGGACAGCGCCGCGGAGACAGTTATGTGACCGATCCGTACGAGGAATACGTCTCCGCGTCGCTCGGTCCGCTACCCACTGCGGACGGTTTCAATGTGCGGAGCTGGATCCACACCCTGAACGAGATGCGGAAGTTCGATCTGGCCGACCGCAATCATCTGAATCTCAACGGTCGGCTCAACCTGATCGTCTCTGACCCGCTGGATATCGGGCTGACCCTGAACTACAAGGACGACGAGTACCCCAATTCCGATTTCGGTCGCAAAGACCATCACTGGACCGGGACGGGGACTATGGACGTCAACTACCAGCCCTCCGAGAAGCTCAACCTCTACGGCTTCTACACCTACCAGCAGTCGCATATCGAGCAGGCCAACGTTGCGTCCGTCCCGACCTGTGCAATTGGGGGCGCGGTGACGGCGGATAACTTCGAAGAGGTCTGCGGAAGTGTCGGTACAGCAGGCACTACGCTTTATCCAACAGGAAATATCTGGGGTGTCGAAGGAGAGGAGCACAACAACGTCTTCGGTCTGGGCGGCAGCTACGACCTCGGCGTGACGCTCCTGAGCCTGGATTACAGCTTCATCAAGGGTGTCTATGACACTGACCTGAGCAGCAACGGCCCGATCAATCCCGAGGATATATTCCCGAACTACGAGTACACGCAGCACATCCTGGAC